The region CGCAGCGCGTCGCCTACCATGTTCAGGCAGTACACCACCAGCGTCAGCGCCACCCCCGGCCACATCGCCAGCCGCGGCGCCATTCTCCATGTACTGCCGCCCCTCCCGGCTCAGCATCGTGCCCCGGCTCGGCACGCAGCGATGCACACTGCCAACTGCAAGCGGCAACGGGCTGCCGATGGCACGCGCCGCCTCGAACGCCCGGCCACCGTCAAGCCCGCGGGGGAAGGCTAGCGGACCGCATGGACTCTGAGGTGAAGCCCTTCGCGTTTCTGAAGGCAGCCGATGATCTCGAACAGGTTGCGGGCCTGCGGATTGCCGTTGGGTCCCAACATCCGCATCAGGCTCTTGGGCGATTTGTCGGTCAACCCGCCAAGTTCCTGAAAGCCGATCGTTGCATTGATGTAGTCGCGGAGCACGGCCTTGCCCGTATCCACATCGCCGGAAAGCAGGCAATCGACCCCCTCTTTGAGCAGCTCCTCCCGGAAAGCTGGATCGCTCTCCATGCGTGCCTGAATTGTTTCCTTGAAGTCTCGTGTCAGGGACATTAGTCTCACCTCTCCCGCTGCTTGCGCCGCTTGTAGTCCCGCCAGAGATCCTTGGCGGTTTCGATTGCCTGCTGCTGACGCTTCTTGGTTCCACCACCCAACAGGATGATCACGGCATTTCCATCCTTACCGAAATAGACCCGGTAGCCGGGACCGAAGTCTATCCGGGATTCAAAGACTCCCGAGCCCACACCCTTGACGTTGGAGAGGTTGCCCTGATCCATCCGCACCAGAGCGGTCGCCACCTTGGCCGCGGCTGGTGCGTTCAGCCGGTTGAACCAACGCGCGTACGGGCTGCGACCTTTGGTGTCGATGTATTCCCTGATTTCGATCATCGACGGCAGGTAACGAACAAGTTACCATCTGCCAACGGGCAGCGACAAGCCTGCCGGCGCCGTCACCGCCGTCCCACTCCGGGGACAACCAAGGCATGCTCAACGGGTTCGTTCCAGCTTCTGCAGGGCCCGGGTGGCGCGCTCGGCGGCGCGGGCGCCTACTCCGCCGGCCACCCCGCCGCCGCCGCGCAGGCGCGGGTCCAGCAGGTCGCGCAGCGCGTCGCCTACCATGTTCAGGCAGTACACCACCAGCGTCAGCGCCACCCCCGGCCACATCGCCAGCCGCGGCGCCATCTCCATGTACTGGCGTCCCTCTCGGCTCAGCATCGTGCCCCAGCTCGGCACGTCCGGCGGCAGCCCGAACCCCAGGAAGCTCAAGGACGCCTCCGCGACAACGACCGCCGCATCCGGGACGCCGCCCTCGCCCGGTGAAACGAGTCAGGCAG is a window of Spirochaetaceae bacterium DNA encoding:
- a CDS encoding type II toxin-antitoxin system RelE/ParE family toxin → MIEIREYIDTKGRSPYARWFNRLNAPAAAKVATALVRMDQGNLSNVKGVGSGVFESRIDFGPGYRVYFGKDGNAVIILLGGGTKKRQQQAIETAKDLWRDYKRRKQRER